A region of the Aggregicoccus sp. 17bor-14 genome:
CACCGTGCCCAGGAGCGACATGGGGATGGCGAGCACCACGTTGAGCGTGCTGGAGAAGGAACCCAGGAACAGCCAGCACACGAGCGCCGTGAGGAGACAGGCGAGCAGCAGCTCGAACTCGATCTCGTGCACGCTCTCCTTGATGAACTGGGTGGAGTCGAAGTTGATGCCGATCTCCATCCCCTCGGGCGCCGTCTTCTGCAGCTCGGCAATCTGCGCCTTGATGCCCTCGGCCACGGCCACCGCGTTCGCCCCGCGCTGCTTCTTCACGCCCAGGCCCTGCGCCGGCTGCCCGTTGGCGCGCGAGATGCGGCGCTGGTCCTCGAAGCCGTCCTCCACCAGGGCCACGTCCGAGAGGTACACGGGCTGCCCGTCCACGTTGCGGATGACGATGTTGCGCAGGGTGCCGAGGTCCAGCGCCTCGCCCATCACGCGCACGTTGACCTCGCGCCCTTCCGTCTCGATGCGGCCCGCCGGGAGCTCCACGTGCTCGCGCTGCAGCGCCTGCGTCACGTCCGTGACGGTGAGCGCCTTGGCGTCCAGCTTCTGCGCGTCCACCCAGATGCGCACGTTGCGCTCGAGCGAGCCGCCCAGCTGGATCTCCCCCACCCCGGGCACCGTCTGCAGCTTCTCCTTCACCCGGTAGCGGGTGAAGTCCGCGATCACCTGCTGGCTGAAGGGGCCGTTGACGCCCAGCCACATGATGGGCTGGTCCTCGGGATTGCTCTTGGAGATGACGGGCGGGTCCGCGTCCTGCGGGAGCCGGCGCTGCACCTGGCTCACCTTGGCCTGCACGTCCTGCAGCGCGAGGTCCACGTTGCGCGAGAGATCCAGCTCCACCGTGATGGAGCCGGAGCCCTGGCGCGCGGAGGACGTGATGCTCTTCACGCCCTCCACCTGCACCACGGCCTCCTCGATCTGCTCGACGAGATCGTTCTCCACCGCCTCCGGCGAGGCGCCCTCCCAGCTGACGCTGATGTTGATGGTGGGGAAGTCGATGTCCGGGAACTGGCTGATGCCGATGCGCTGGGCGGCCACCAGTCCGAAGACGATGGTCGCGCCCATCAGCATCCAGGCGAAGACCGGGCGCTTGATGCAGGTCTCGGTGATGTTCATCGCGCTGCGCCTCCTCCGGCATCCCGGCCGCCGGCGCCCTGCGCCTCCGGCTCCGTGCCCGGCTCGCCGCGCACGGGCGTCTTCGGGGCGGCGCTGATGCGCACCGGCGCCCCCTCGCGCAGCGCCTCCGCGCCACGCACCACCAGCTGCTCGCCCACCTTCAGGCCCTGGCGCACCTCCACCAGGCCTCCCGTGGTGCGCAGGCCCAGCTCCACCACGCGCTCGTGCGCCTTGCCCCCCTCCACCACGTAGGCGAGGAAGCCGCGCTCGCTGGGGCGCACCGCGGTCTGCGGGATGACGGGCGCGTTGCTCGCGCTGCCCACCGGCACCGTCACCGTGGCGAAGGCGCCGGGGCGAAGCTGCCGCGCGCCCTCGCCCGTCACCTCGCCCGTCACCGCCACCATGCGGCTGTTCGGGTCCGCGCTCGCCGCCACGTAGGTGAGCTTCGCGCTGAAGGTGTCGGCCGCGTCGCGCGTGGTGAAGCGCGCGGTGAGGCCGGGCTTGAGCCGCGCGGCCTCGCCCTCCGGCACGGTGAAGCGCAAGAGCAGCGGGTCTCGCTGCAGGAGCGTGGCGAGCACCGTGCCGGGCTGCACGTACTGGCCGGTCTGCACGTTGCGGCTCTGCAGGGTGCCGTCCATGGGCGCGCGCACGTAGGCGTCGCGCAGGTTGAGCTCGGCCTGGTCGAGCGCGGCCTTCGCGGCGCTCACCTGGGCCGCGGCCGAGCGCGCGCGGGTGCGGAAGCTCTCGATCTCCTCGGCCGGCAGGAGGCCCGGGCTCTTCTGGTTCACCGCCTCGCGGCGCGCGAAGCCCGCCTCCGCGTCCGCCTGCTCGGCGCGCGCGCGCTCCACCGCGGCCTTCGCGGAGGTGACGGCGAGCGCATAGCGGCTGGGCTCGATCTCGGCGAGCACCGTGCCCTTCTTCACGTCCTCGCCCTCGCGAAAGCGCACCCGGTCCAGCGCGCCCGCCACCCGCGCGGTGATCTGCACGCGCTCGAAGGCCTCCACCGCGCCCACCGCGTGGATCGCGTACTCCACGTCCTGCGCCTGCACCGGCGCGACCTCGACCGGGAACTGCATCGCGCCGCGGCCACCGCCGGGGCCCCCGCCGCCCTTGCCCTTGCCGGCGGCAGGGCCTGCGCCCTCCTCCTGCCCCTTGTTGCAGGCACCCAGCGCACCCACGGCGCCGAGCGAGAGGGCCACCCACAGGACTGCCTTCACCGGTCTCATCTCTTCAAGGCTCCTTGCCCAACGCATCCAGCCCCTGCGCCGCCCGCAGATCCAGCAGCGCGAGCCCCAGCCCGAAGCGCGCCCGCGCAAGCGCGACCTCCGCCTCGAAGAGCCGCAGGTTCGCATCCGACACCGCGAGCGCCGAGGCCAGCCCCTGGCGGTACAGCTCTCCCGTCTCGTCCACGTTGCGCCGCGCCACCTTCGCCGCGAGCTCGCCCTGCTTCAGGCTCGCGCGCGCCCGGGTGAGCCCGACCTGCGCCTGCGAGAGATCCACCTTCACGCGCCGCAGGCTCGCATCGAGCTCCAGGCGGCTCGCGCGCGCGAGGGCCGCGCGCTCGCGGCGCTCGGCGTAGCGCTCGCCCCCGTCGAAGAGCGTCCAGGTGAGATCCAGGCTGACGAAGCCGTCGGTGTGCGCCGCGTTGCCGCCGATGGCGTCCTCGGACCAGCGGTACTGCCCGGAGAAGCCGAGCGAGGGCAGCAGGCGCGCGAGCGGCTCCTGCGCGTTGGCCTTCAGCGCCTCCATGCGCCAGCGCAGCGCCGCGAGATCCGGCCGCCGGTCCACCGCGTCCTGCACCTGCCCAGCCACGTCTGCGCCCGCGGGAGCGGCCTGCGCGGCCTCGAGCAGCGCCACCGGCTCGGCAAGCGCGCCCTGCGGCGGCGCGACGAGCAGGTAGCCCAGCTCGAGCACGCTCTGGTCCGCGGAGCCCCCGGCGTCCGCGGCCTCCACCTCGGCGCTGGCCACCTCGAGCTCCGCCCGGGTGACGTCGTTGGTGCTCGCCAGGCCGCCTTCCGCGCGGGCGCGCGCGTCCGCGAGGCTCTTCTGCGCGAAGGTGAGCCGCTGCTGCGCGGCGCCCTGCACCTGCTGCGCATTGAGGGTGGCGAGGAAGGCATCCGCGGCCTCGAAGCCGATGAGCCTGCGGGCCTCGCGCGCCTCGAGGTCCGCCGCGCGGCTGTCCAGCTTCGCCGCGCGGTAGAGGGGAAAGCCGCGCGCATCGAACAGGGTCATCCGGGCGCTGGCGGCGCTGGAGAGGGCGCTCGCGGCCTGGGTCACCTGCGGCTCGCCGTTCACCACGCGGGTGGTCTCGCGCAGGCGGCGCGTGTAGGTGCCGGTGAGCGCGAGCTCGGGGAAGAAGAAGGCGCGGGCGCGGCTCACCCGGGCGCCCGCGGCCTGCGCCCGCTCGCCCGCGGCGAGGGAGCGCTCGTTGCGCTCCTGCGCGAGCGACACCGCCTGCTCGAGCGTGAGCGGGGCGCCGGGCGCGGCCGCGCGGGCCTCCTGGGCGAGCGCACCGGCGGAGCCCGCGAGGGCGCAGGCCAGCGCGAGGGCGGAGGGCAGACGGGAGGGATGGAGCATGGGCAGAGGCAGGGTCACGGCGGGGCGGCGCCCGGCGCGCCATATAGACGGGTCAGAGGTGCTGGGCTACCGCATTACCAGCAACAGCGCGGCGCCGGTCCCCGTATCGGGCTCAAGGTGAAAAAGTCGCAGCACGGCGACGCCGGGCGCCCCAGAATGCGAGCCCGATGGATTTATTCCGCACAGGCGGGGCCTAGGGCCATGGATCTGCGCGCGACAGAGGTGGAGGTCCTACACGCGGGGCGACGTTCGCTCGCCGGCGTGAGCACGGCCTTCGCCCCGGGGAGCCGGGCGCTGGTGCTGGGGCGCGCGGGCGCGGGCAAGACGCTGCTGCTGAAGGCGCTGGCGGGCCTGGTGCGCCCCTCGCGCGGGGCGGTGCGCTGGGACGGCGCAGACGTGGCGCAGATGGGGCCGGCCGAGCGGCGTGAGCGCCAGGCGGGCTTCGGCTTCGTGTTCCAGACGGACGCGCTCTTCGACTCGATGAGCGTGCTGGACAACGTGCTGCTGCCCCTGCGCCGCCGCCGCGTCCCCGAGGCGCAGGCGCTCGCGCGCGGGCTGCAGGTGCTCGAGGCGGTGCGCCTGTCGCACGCGGCGCAGACGCTGCCGGAGCTGCTCTCGGGCGGCATGCGCAAGCGCGCGGGGCTCGCGCGCGCGCTCGCGGCGAGCCCCTCGGTGCTGCTCGCGGACGATCCCTTCGCCGGGCTGGACCCGGGCACTGCGCGCCAGGTCGCCTCCGTGCTGCTCGAGGTCGCGGGCAGCAGCACCCTGCTGGTGGCCGCGCCCGAGCCTCCGCCGGAGCTGCCCTTCGAGCGCTGGCTGGTGCTGCGCGGCGGAGAGCTGGTACACGACGGCCCACCGGCGCCGGCCCGGCTCGAGGAAGTGGAGGCAGAACCGTGAGGCGCGCGCTGGGCAGGGTGGGCACGCAGGCGCTGCTGGGCGCGCAGGCCGCGGGAGCGCTCGCGGTGGTGGCGGCGCGCACGGTGCTCGCGCTGCCGCGCCTCGAGCGCCGCGAGCTCGCGCGGGGGCTCGTGGACTTCGGCCACGGCTCGCTGGGGCTCACGCTGGTGACGGCGGCCATCGCGGGGGCCACGGTGGTGGCCCAGACGGGGCTGTACGTGCAGCGCTTCGGCACCCGCAGCATCCTCGGGTGGGCCGCGGGCTACGCGGTGCTCTGGGAGTTCGGCCCGCTGCTGCTGGGGCTGCTGATGGCGGCGCGGCTGGGGGCACGCAACGCGGCGGAGCTCGCGTCGCTCTCCACCGGCGGGCAGCTGGAGGGCCTGCGCGGCATCTCGCTGGATCCCTTCGCGCTGCTGGTGGCCCCGCGCGTCGTCGCCATGGGGGTGAGCGTGACGGCGCTCAGCGCGCTGGCCTTCCTGGTCTCGGTGCTCTTCGAGTCGATGGCGGCCCGGCTGCTGCTGGGGCTGCCCCTGCGCAGCTTCTTCCAGAGCTTCGCGGACATGCTGCGCCCGGTGGACCTGCTGGGCGGGGTGCTGAAGGCGGCGAGCTTCGGGCTCGCGATCGCGCTGGTGTCCACCGCGGTGGGGCTGCGCGCGCGCGGCGGGGCGCGCGCGGTGGGCCAGGCCGCGGCGAGCGCGGTGGTGCTCAGCTGCGCGGCCATCTTCCTGCTCGACTTCCTCCTCACGCTCGCGCTGGCGGGGCTCGCGGGATGAACCTCCTGCGCCAGGCGGGCTCCCCTGCCCTGCTGCTGCTGCGCACCGTGCGGGCCGCCGCGCGCGAGGGCGTGTCCGCGCGCGAGTGCCTGCGCCAGCTGCACGAGGTGGGCAGCCGCAGCGCGTGGCTGGTGGTGAGCGGCATGGCCTTCTTCGGCGCGGTGCTCATCACCATCGCCAACGGCCAGGCGCGCCGCTTCACCGGCAACCTCGTCATCCTCGGCCCCGCGTACTTCGAGCTGATGGTGCGCGAGTTCGGCCCCGTGGTGTCCGCGCTGCTCACGGCGGCGCGCGCGGGCGCCTCGCACGGGGCGGAGCTCTCCACCATGAGCATCCAGGAGCAGGTGGAGGCGCTGGAGATGTCCGCGGGAGATCCGCTCGCGGACCTGGTGGCGCCGCGCGCCATCGCGGGCGCGCTGGGGGTGCCGCTGCTGTGCATCGTGGGGACCATGGCCGCGTGCACCTCGGCGGTGCTCACGGCCACCTGGGCCTTCGGCGTGGACGGGATGGCCTTCGTGGACCCGCGCTTCGTGGACGGGTGGGACGTGCTCGCGGCGCTGCTCAAGTCGGTGGGCTGCGGGCTCTTCATCCCGGTGGCGGCGGCGAGCGCGGGGCTGCGCGCGCGCGGCGGCGTGGAGGCGGTGGGCGAGGCCACCACGCGCGCGGTGGTGGCCGCGTGCATCGGGTGCCTCTTCATCGACTTCGGCGTGGCGCTCGCGTTCCTGCTGGGGGGCGTGTGAGCGCCCTGCTCTTTCGCGGCGTCACCAAGGCCTTCGTCCCCGGGCGCCCCGTGCTCAGCGGGCTCAGCGCGGACGTGTCCACCCGCGACGTCACCTTCGTGGCGGGCGCGAGCGGCTCGGGCAAGAGCGTGCTGTGCCGGCTCGCGGCGGGGCTCTTGCGCCCGGACGCCGGCGAGGTGGAGCTGTTCGGTGAGCCCGTGCACCGGCTGCCCGAGCGCGCGCTGCGCCGGCTGCGCCAGCGCGCGCCCTACCTCGTGCAGGGCCCGGCGCTGCTGGACTGGCGCACGCTGAGCGAGAACGCGGCGCTGGCGGACCGCCGCGCGAGCCCCGAGCGCGTGCAGGAGGCGCTCGGGCGCGTGGGGCTGCGGGAGCTCGGAGACCGGCTGCCCTCGCAGGTGGGCCCGGGCGCCAAGAAGCGCACGGCGATCGCGCGGGCGCTGGTGCTCGCGCCCGAGTACCTGCTGAT
Encoded here:
- a CDS encoding efflux RND transporter periplasmic adaptor subunit, encoding MRPVKAVLWVALSLGAVGALGACNKGQEEGAGPAAGKGKGGGGPGGGRGAMQFPVEVAPVQAQDVEYAIHAVGAVEAFERVQITARVAGALDRVRFREGEDVKKGTVLAEIEPSRYALAVTSAKAAVERARAEQADAEAGFARREAVNQKSPGLLPAEEIESFRTRARSAAAQVSAAKAALDQAELNLRDAYVRAPMDGTLQSRNVQTGQYVQPGTVLATLLQRDPLLLRFTVPEGEAARLKPGLTARFTTRDAADTFSAKLTYVAASADPNSRMVAVTGEVTGEGARQLRPGAFATVTVPVGSASNAPVIPQTAVRPSERGFLAYVVEGGKAHERVVELGLRTTGGLVEVRQGLKVGEQLVVRGAEALREGAPVRISAAPKTPVRGEPGTEPEAQGAGGRDAGGGAAR
- a CDS encoding TolC family protein, producing MLHPSRLPSALALACALAGSAGALAQEARAAAPGAPLTLEQAVSLAQERNERSLAAGERAQAAGARVSRARAFFFPELALTGTYTRRLRETTRVVNGEPQVTQAASALSSAASARMTLFDARGFPLYRAAKLDSRAADLEAREARRLIGFEAADAFLATLNAQQVQGAAQQRLTFAQKSLADARARAEGGLASTNDVTRAELEVASAEVEAADAGGSADQSVLELGYLLVAPPQGALAEPVALLEAAQAAPAGADVAGQVQDAVDRRPDLAALRWRMEALKANAQEPLARLLPSLGFSGQYRWSEDAIGGNAAHTDGFVSLDLTWTLFDGGERYAERRERAALARASRLELDASLRRVKVDLSQAQVGLTRARASLKQGELAAKVARRNVDETGELYRQGLASALAVSDANLRLFEAEVALARARFGLGLALLDLRAAQGLDALGKEP
- a CDS encoding ATP-binding cassette domain-containing protein: MDLRATEVEVLHAGRRSLAGVSTAFAPGSRALVLGRAGAGKTLLLKALAGLVRPSRGAVRWDGADVAQMGPAERRERQAGFGFVFQTDALFDSMSVLDNVLLPLRRRRVPEAQALARGLQVLEAVRLSHAAQTLPELLSGGMRKRAGLARALAASPSVLLADDPFAGLDPGTARQVASVLLEVAGSSTLLVAAPEPPPELPFERWLVLRGGELVHDGPPAPARLEEVEAEP
- a CDS encoding MlaE family ABC transporter permease; the protein is MRRALGRVGTQALLGAQAAGALAVVAARTVLALPRLERRELARGLVDFGHGSLGLTLVTAAIAGATVVAQTGLYVQRFGTRSILGWAAGYAVLWEFGPLLLGLLMAARLGARNAAELASLSTGGQLEGLRGISLDPFALLVAPRVVAMGVSVTALSALAFLVSVLFESMAARLLLGLPLRSFFQSFADMLRPVDLLGGVLKAASFGLAIALVSTAVGLRARGGARAVGQAAASAVVLSCAAIFLLDFLLTLALAGLAG
- a CDS encoding ABC transporter permease gives rise to the protein MNLLRQAGSPALLLLRTVRAAAREGVSARECLRQLHEVGSRSAWLVVSGMAFFGAVLITIANGQARRFTGNLVILGPAYFELMVREFGPVVSALLTAARAGASHGAELSTMSIQEQVEALEMSAGDPLADLVAPRAIAGALGVPLLCIVGTMAACTSAVLTATWAFGVDGMAFVDPRFVDGWDVLAALLKSVGCGLFIPVAAASAGLRARGGVEAVGEATTRAVVAACIGCLFIDFGVALAFLLGGV
- a CDS encoding ATP-binding cassette domain-containing protein; the protein is MSALLFRGVTKAFVPGRPVLSGLSADVSTRDVTFVAGASGSGKSVLCRLAAGLLRPDAGEVELFGEPVHRLPERALRRLRQRAPYLVQGPALLDWRTLSENAALADRRASPERVQEALGRVGLRELGDRLPSQVGPGAKKRTAIARALVLAPEYLLMDEPTTGLDRVATAQVEEVLHGLKRSGLGALVVSHDYRLLTALADRVLVVAEGRNAFSGTPAEFLASSLPEVRALTAPYLETAADG